ATCAGTCAGACAAAAGTTTAAACAGTGGAAATGTGTTTGTCTCTTTTCCTAGTCATTAGTTGATGTTTTCAACTATTCGAGTGACACCaaacctaattttgtaaaaatataaacaaatttgtaattttttaaatttgatggtttaataaatggataaaaataaattacagaaaagTTCCTTTGGAAATGATTGCAAGTGACATCAAACAGTTGTAAGCTACAGGCTCGTAGGAGCAAAAAATATAATCGGGGAGGGGGGCAGTACTACcttgaaatagttttaaggacctttttttaaagGACATTTTTAactcctaaaaaatttttcagatgTTTACAACATATAGATTTTCTGTATTATATCGGTAGTGAAAAATGGGGCACCATGACGTAATTTTGGTTTTTGCtatgttacaatttttataattttttttttttcgtcattttttcaatttatttaatcttatttaattgCAAAGTTATTGGGGGTGGCAAATGTTCCTGCTGCCCTCCCCCTTCCCCTCCGTTGCCAAGGGTCTGTActataacgttttttttaatttcgttcCTTAACATATGGATAGGCTTTAAGTATTACATAacgttttttgcattttttgacaACACCTACGATACTTACATATGTTAAAAACGGAATACTCCATATTTTGGTATGATGATTATGTttctatttttagttatatatttaaatgtcaTAAGTATGCTGAAATCCAAAGAATATAAATGAGGTAGCCTTAAATACATTCTCTGTAGCCTCGGGTTCTACAGTTTCGGGGCTCCGGGGCTACAGCCCACAATAGCCCatctttaaattaacaatacttaaatatatatgtaaaatctTGAGGGTTAAAAACTGTTCCTTTGGAGAGAATATATACTTAAACTAGTACAAAATACAAGAGAGTCTATGCTGCTCCACCAAcaggaatataataaaaaagaggtCTGTGGAGAGCATGCACCAATAAATTATCCATTAATAATATTACCAATAATAAGGTTACAAATGCCACATTTAACAACACTCacttacaataattaaataataaatatcacTTTCCACATGCTCCTTTTCaactattaaattattactGTCACTTTTAACACGCTTCCTTACAATTACTAAATTATTACTGTCACTTTTAACACGCTTTctttcaattattaaattattactgTCACTTTTAACACGCTTCCTTACAATTACTAAATTATTACAGTCACTTTTAACACGCTTCCTCACAATTACTAAATTGTTACTGTCACTTTTAACACGTTTCCCCTGTTAATTTGTCAAcaatatttgtgttttaattgTCCTAGATATTGTCCATCAAGAGCTGCCTGTCGAGTTGGACGTTTATTAATTGACCTGAGCGCCGCCTCATTCCTTCCAATCTCGGTTTCAACTGCACCGACATTTTTTTCGAATTATCATCTTTATCTTTGTTATCTTGACCAACATCAATCTCCAGAGGAACTAATTTTCGGACAGGTTGGAAACATAACTTGGGTGCTCCTTTATTCGATATAACCTTTAATTTTGCTCCACGAATTGCTTTGTCCTTTCCTTCAATAACTTCCATTCTCCACTGACTTCGTGGTACAAAAACTTTGTcattaattaacatcatttacttttaacttttcttgcttATTATCATTAAGCTTATTACATAAATATTGCTGTTTTAATTCATTCAGATAAACCTTACTGAAACGCTTTCAATAAGCATAAATTAAGTTTCTTAAGTAGGTGGCAAGTTTCTTGATATCACCCAACTCAAAACACAAATTCGTTTTCacattatttctaaatatattttgtccATACATCAAGTGAAAAGGAGTAAGTGCTTCTTCATTAACATGTACACAAGTTGTCTACTATTAATTACAGATTCGATATCGCATAAAACTTTTTGCAGTTCTTCATAAGTAACGAGGGATTTTCCCATAACCTTTAATAGTGGTATCTTAACTGATTTTACGAATCTTTCATAAAATCCTCCCCACCAAGGGGAAGCAGGTAGgatgaactttttattaatctttttatttaaacaaaacgtCTTCACTTCAAtcgatttaaatgttttaaaactgtcACTAGTAATGCTATCAGGTATACCCCTGTGTGCAATGAAGCGTTTGAGTGCTCGGATGAAAGCAGCAATCTTCATGCCAGGAATTAATTCCAGATGAGCTGCACGACTAGACGCACAGGTCAAAATCAAAACGTAAACTTTAGATTCAGAATcagtttttaagtaattttttacatataaaggTCCAACATAATCTACACCAACAGCTTGAAACGAAAACATAGAAACATTTACACAATAATCAGGTAAATCAGGAGTTGACGGAGGTAGTACTGTAGTTCCATTAATCTTCTTGCAAATAACACA
This portion of the Hydra vulgaris chromosome 13, alternate assembly HydraT2T_AEP genome encodes:
- the LOC136089881 gene encoding uncharacterized protein LOC136089881; translation: MTLSQVRARFWIIKGKKTVKNVLRKCVICKKINGTTVLPPSTPDLPDYCVNVSMFSFQAVGVDYVGPLYVKNYLKTDSESKVYVLILTCASSRAAHLELIPGMKIAAFIRALKRFIAHRGIPDSITSDSFKTFKSIEVKTFCLNKKINKKFILPASPWWGGFYERFVKSVKIPLLKVMGKSLVTYEELQKVLCDIESVINSRQLVYMLMKKHLLLFT